From Bradyrhizobium sp. sBnM-33:
ACGAGCCGGCGCGCGCGGCAGAACCGGCTGCCCTGCACCCGCCTCCGGCAGAGATTGTCCCGGCCGCGCTGCAGCCGGCCGATCCCGCACCCGGCCATGACGACCAGCATGCCGGCACGATCGAACCTCCGGCAGCCGATCTTTCGCCTGCGGTGCACGCCGAGGCCACGGCAACGAGCCAGCCACAGGATGCGGGCGCAACTCTCGCCGACGTTCCATCAGCCGACGTGCTCGCCACGCAGGCTTTTGCGTCGACGCCCGTGCCATCAGGCTTCAGCGCTGCGCTGGATCACGCGCCATCGGCGGGCGCGAATGGCTCACTCGGCAGCAGCACCGCATCACCGTCATTCGATCTTGGCGCATCCGTTCACAATTTTGCAGACAGCCTCACCGGGATCGTGGACACCGCGCTTGCAACGGTATCGAATACGATCGCAAACGTGAGTGCCACCGTCGGGCAACTGACGGCGACCGTGACCGGCACCGCGAGCCCTCTCCTCGACGGCTTGACCGGCACGGTGACCGGCCTGATTCATGACGCACCGGCCCCCAGCCTGCTCGAGCCGCTGACGACGAACCTTTCCGGCCAGACATCCGGCACCACGGATTTCTCTGGCGCCGCGCAGCACGACGTACCGCTGCTCGACACCGCGGGCGCGATACCGACGTCGCTGCTACATCCGATCCCGCTGCAGCTCGGCTTTCTCGGCCAGCCGACGATGGACGGCCATGAGCCGCATGACGGCGCATTCTCCGCGCTGGGGATCCATCATTTCTGAGGAAACGACGGCGCCATGAGCGAGGTTCGAGGGCCGGCATCTCTCTCGATGACGGTCAATCCTGCTACGTCGCATTCCCTGTGATGTAGCGCCACGATGGCCATTGCCCTCGGCCATCCAATCAACTATGAAGCCTGCTTCCGCGCGACTGGTGCTCAGATGGAGGACCATCGGGGAGCGCGGAAGCCATATGCCGCGCGCCTGGGCACCCGCTTCTTACGGAGGTGCCATGACTGCGGAAATCATCGACGGGCGCAAACAGGCTCAAATTCTTCTCGACAGTATTGCCGATGGGCTGGAGCAGCTATCCCAAGCGCCAGGGCTGGCGGTGGTGCTGGTCGGCGACGACCCGGCCAGTCACATCTACGTCCGAAGCAAGATCAAGATCGCAAAGCAGTTGGGGTTGCGCGGCGAGACGGAAATCCTGCCGCATGGCGTCAGCGAGGCCGAGCTGCTTTCCGTTATTACGACACTGAACGAGCGGGACGATATCGACGGCATTCTCGTCCAACTCCCGTTGCCGGCGCACATCGACACGTTGCGCATCATGGACGCGATCGATCCGGCCAAGGATGTCGACGGCCTGCATGCGCTGAACGCCGGCCGCCTGCTGCATGGCGCCGACGCCCTCGTGCCATGCACGCCGTCGGGTTGCCTGAAACTCATCAAGTCAATCGCACCGGATCTTACCGGGTGTCACGCCGTCGTCATCGGCAGCTCGAATATCGTCGGCAGACCGATGGCAGCGCTGCTGCTGGAAGAGCGCGCGACGGTGACACAAACGCATGTCCATACACGCGGCATCGCGTGCGTCTGCCGTGAGGCGGACATCCTGGTCAGCGCGGTCGGCAAGCCCGGACTTGTCCGCTACGACTGGATCAAGCCGCAAGCCATCGTCATCGACGTTGGCACCACGCGTGTCGCGAAGCAGGACAGCGGATACGCCGTTCAGGGCGACGTCGTCTTCGAGGAGGCGGTGCAGGTTGCCGGAGCCATTACGCCCGTGCCAAGAGGTGTCGGTCCGATGACTATCGCCTGCCTGATGGAGAATACGGTGAAGGCAGCGAGAGGCCGGCTAACGGCAAGGATGCAACGGCCGTCTACCTCGGCACACTAGTTTCGCCTTCCCCTGCACGCTGCGCCTCGACGAGCCAGAAGTGCGAGGCGAGATCGGATACCGGTCCGCTTTCGGGATCAAGATCTAGCGACCACACGAACTGCGGCCGCTGTTTGTGCCTGCAGCAGCCGCGATTTCGCCGTGGACCGCGTTCGGTCCCTCACGTCGCTTCGCGCTTGCGGCCACCTGCCCGAGGGTACATCACTGCGTGAAATACCGCGACAGCCGATGCGACGACCGCTGCTGCCATGCGTCGGTGGTGGCAAGAAAGCCGACCCAGCCTTGCTTCTCCCTGCCGGTTTTGCTCTTGCCCTTCTTGCCGGCGTTCACCTCCGCTTCGACGGCACGGAACCGATAATGATCATAGACGTCGAGCACATGCACCGCGTAGGCCTCGGCCAGCGCTTGATGTCCCCGCACGATGGTCAAATTTTCGTCGTTCGAGTATGAAGCCTTGTATCCGAGATTATGGCTTCCAAACGCGACGACGCAGTTATCCGGATCAAGCGGGTCGATGACGAGAATCTTATCGTGAATGATCGCACGTCCGACCGTCAATGTCTCGGCGAGCCGGAAATCTCCGAGCTCCCGGCCGATTTCCTTATCGGTGAGTGCAGTGGCTCGCACGACTGAGATACCGCCTTGCTGAAAAACATGCGGCGATGAGGCTGGAATTTTTGCGCCCGATTCAGTCTTGCGACTGGCTTCATAGCCCCACATCGCCTGTGTATCGGAAATTGCACCGACCACGTTGAGGGACGTATCCTTGAGGCCGAGATTGACGGCTTCGGCCACGATCGAGTTCAGGCCGCCACGAGAAGGCATGAACACGAGGAAAAATATCGCCTTCCGCGCCTTGCGCATGAGCGAAAACAGACGATCCATGTCGGGAGGAGGCGGAGGCAGCGTCTTCACGGTTTTTGCGGGTGGCTGCTCCTTGCCGGGCATATTCGGTGAAAACCAGCATTCGAATGTGCCGCCGTCGGGAAGCTTGCCTGTCACGGCTTTGCGATTCTCGGCCTTGAGTTTATCGCTTTGATTGGCGTCGGATGCCTTCGCGCTCAACGGCTTTGGGACTTTCAGTTTGTCCTTGTGCAGACGCCGCCAGTAAGCGAGGAACCCGGCGGCGATTTCTTCGTCATCAATACGGATGCAGTTGTTGCTCTGGCCCGCGACGCCCGACCAGGTCCAATTGGTCGAACCGGTCAGGACCGATTTCGCCGTGCCGGTGTCATCGACGTAGACGATGAACTTGTTATGACCGATGTGGCCCGACCCATTGAACATTCGATGCTGCAGCTTGAATTTCGTGCCGGATTTCCTGGCGAGCTTTTGCAGAACGCTGCGGGCCGCCTCATTGCGCGTGTCATAGAGCGTAATCTTCTTGCTCTTCTTGGCCGCGCTCGTTTTCTTCATCGCCGATTTTGCCTTTTTGCTTTTCGGCGTCGGGTCTCCTTGCTCGTCCGCACTTGAACTGCTGCCGGCATCCGAAAGGATCAGATCAAGACGCTCCGCATTCGCCGCGAGAAAGTCCTCGAGTTGCTTATCCTCGAGCTCGTAGAGCGCCGCATGGAAGCGGCCTCCGGGCTGCGCGAAAAAGTTCTCGATGAGTGGAAGGACTTCGCCGGCCAGATAGTTCCTCAGGAAATCGTCGGGACTTTTCAGCCGCCCCTCCAATTCGCCGGGCGTGATCCTGCCGTCCTCTTGCAGGATACGCACGATGAACTGCGTCGACAAAATGCCGTTGGTGAAGGTCGAGGTAAATGGCCCGCGGTCGCGCGGCACGTCCATAACATTCGTGCGGAACTCCGGGGTCAAAAAGCCGAGAGGGATCGGCTCGCCTTCGTAGGTGTGAAGGACTTCCTGTCTGGCTTTGCGGTCAAAGTGGCTTTCGGGCACGACCTCGACCCTCTCCAGGCCGTCCCGCAGGTGCCCGACTGCGCGGATACAATAGCGCACCCGCAACCTCTCTTCGCGTCGCTCCAGTTTGCTACGCCTCTTGCGCAATGTCAGGTCGCGCCAATTGAATTTCTGCACCGGCCAGACCGTCGTGTTCTGAGCCAAGCCCTCCGGGTTGTGCTGACCTTTGAAGGCCACATAGGCGGCGAGCGGCTTTGCCTCGATGACATCTCCGGCGGAGTTGAGAAATTCACGGACGATGTTGAAGCCGAGGCAGCCCGGTATGGCCGGGCCATCGATCTCCCAAGCAATGTAAGCGACCTCATTGTTGGAAAACGCGGTCGCGCGCACGATTTTGGTCATGATTGAATCCCGGGATCAACGGCCAGATCGGCCAAATGACAATCGTTATGCAACTCAGAGTATAGTACTACGCCATCTGTCGCCGCACCAGTATTCCCAGTTGGAAGGCGGATGATTGGTCGTCTAGCCCGCCAAGCTTGGCAGTCCAGGTGACCAGAGGGCATGCTCCCTGAGCCTGGGTTGTTGCGCCTGCAGAGCGATTCGGCGCGAATCATACGCGAGCGGGGCATTCGCGCCGCCAACTAGCTGCAAATTTCGTAACCGCCTCTGTGGCGTGCTGATCAAGCTCCACGCCGCTTGGAGTGGTTCGCGGACTTTCAGTTCTGCCGCACAGGTTGGCGGATCACCGTCTTGAGTTTTTCAGGCGCAGTCTTGCGAGGGTCGCTCAGATAGACCTCATGATGCCAACCGGCGAAGTCGTAGCCGCCCGAAGGCATGATCTCCCCGTGCAACATCGCGAGCAGCGGCCCTTCGTCGTCGTAGCTGCCCACGTGCAATGCTTGGAGGCAGAGGCCTTCCTCCAGGCTTTCGAGCCTCAGACTTTCAGGAAGTGTGCCGAGCTTCTCTCGCGCCTTGATCCTGGCAGCCAGGAAGGTTTCGTCATCCACATAGTCCGGCACCATGATCATCATGGTCCACTCCCATTCGTCCTTGCGCCGTGCGGAGAAGCTCTCAGGGTCGGGAGCTGACCAAAGTCCCTCCAATGGCATCACGACGAAGTCTTTCCCGTTTGCCTTGCAGGAGAATTTGATCGTAAAGGCCGTCGCGTAGAGGCTCTCCACGGCCAGTTTATAAGCTTGGGCGGTGTTCGGGTCACCATGACCATCTACCATGAGGTAGGAAACCGGCGGCACATTGATCGTCACGAAGCGATTAAGGGGAGCGGTGAAGAGTGGCTTCCTCACCTTCTTTAGGTCCAGCTTTTCCATCTATCTCTCACAGCATTCTGAACATGTTTGGACGATCGGACTAGGTCAGCCTTACTAGACCACACTAAGCCACCTCGCGCAGAATGCATTGAGCCAAGAGAGCCATAATGAGGAGGCGGCTCCCCATGGAAAAGAACGTAAAGGACTTGTTTGAGCGCTATGCGAAGCTGTTCCGAACGGCGCTTAGGGATCAAGTGGATATGGACCAAGTGACGTCTTCATACGCCACTGCATTCGTTGCTGCCTCTCCGGCTGGCGTCAGTGTCGGCCGGAATGACGAACACCTGAAGCAGATGATGCGACAGGGATTTGAAAATTATCGCCGAATCGGCACGAAGGATATGCGACTTCGTAATGTCCGCATCGCACCTATCGACGAGCACCATTGCCTGGCGCACGTCGCTTGGACCGCCATCTACGA
This genomic window contains:
- a CDS encoding bifunctional 5,10-methylenetetrahydrofolate dehydrogenase/5,10-methenyltetrahydrofolate cyclohydrolase, which gives rise to MTAEIIDGRKQAQILLDSIADGLEQLSQAPGLAVVLVGDDPASHIYVRSKIKIAKQLGLRGETEILPHGVSEAELLSVITTLNERDDIDGILVQLPLPAHIDTLRIMDAIDPAKDVDGLHALNAGRLLHGADALVPCTPSGCLKLIKSIAPDLTGCHAVVIGSSNIVGRPMAALLLEERATVTQTHVHTRGIACVCREADILVSAVGKPGLVRYDWIKPQAIVIDVGTTRVAKQDSGYAVQGDVVFEEAVQVAGAITPVPRGVGPMTIACLMENTVKAARGRLTARMQRPSTSAH
- a CDS encoding phospholipase D-like domain-containing protein, translating into MTKIVRATAFSNNEVAYIAWEIDGPAIPGCLGFNIVREFLNSAGDVIEAKPLAAYVAFKGQHNPEGLAQNTTVWPVQKFNWRDLTLRKRRSKLERREERLRVRYCIRAVGHLRDGLERVEVVPESHFDRKARQEVLHTYEGEPIPLGFLTPEFRTNVMDVPRDRGPFTSTFTNGILSTQFIVRILQEDGRITPGELEGRLKSPDDFLRNYLAGEVLPLIENFFAQPGGRFHAALYELEDKQLEDFLAANAERLDLILSDAGSSSSADEQGDPTPKSKKAKSAMKKTSAAKKSKKITLYDTRNEAARSVLQKLARKSGTKFKLQHRMFNGSGHIGHNKFIVYVDDTGTAKSVLTGSTNWTWSGVAGQSNNCIRIDDEEIAAGFLAYWRRLHKDKLKVPKPLSAKASDANQSDKLKAENRKAVTGKLPDGGTFECWFSPNMPGKEQPPAKTVKTLPPPPPDMDRLFSLMRKARKAIFFLVFMPSRGGLNSIVAEAVNLGLKDTSLNVVGAISDTQAMWGYEASRKTESGAKIPASSPHVFQQGGISVVRATALTDKEIGRELGDFRLAETLTVGRAIIHDKILVIDPLDPDNCVVAFGSHNLGYKASYSNDENLTIVRGHQALAEAYAVHVLDVYDHYRFRAVEAEVNAGKKGKSKTGREKQGWVGFLATTDAWQQRSSHRLSRYFTQ
- a CDS encoding GyrI-like domain-containing protein → MEKLDLKKVRKPLFTAPLNRFVTINVPPVSYLMVDGHGDPNTAQAYKLAVESLYATAFTIKFSCKANGKDFVVMPLEGLWSAPDPESFSARRKDEWEWTMMIMVPDYVDDETFLAARIKAREKLGTLPESLRLESLEEGLCLQALHVGSYDDEGPLLAMLHGEIMPSGGYDFAGWHHEVYLSDPRKTAPEKLKTVIRQPVRQN
- a CDS encoding nuclear transport factor 2 family protein, with protein sequence MEKNVKDLFERYAKLFRTALRDQVDMDQVTSSYATAFVAASPAGVSVGRNDEHLKQMMRQGFENYRRIGTKDMRLRNVRIAPIDEHHCLAHVAWTAIYDRGSEVDVSIDFEVHYLVQQLEDTPKIFGWVSGDERAVLKEHGII